In Candidatus Neptunochlamydia vexilliferae, the sequence AAAATAGGGAGGTTCCTTGCCCTGTTGTTGCGGCGATTGCTCACTATCAATTTGCAACGATCCATCCCTACTATGATGGAAATGGGCGAACCGCTAGGCTTTTGACAACACTCATTCTCCATCTCGGTGGGTATGACCTTAAAGGGCTTTATTCGCTCGAAGAGTATTACGCAAAGAACCTGCTTGCCTACTACCGGGCGATCAGCATCGGTCCTTCCCATAACTATTATTTAGAGCGAGCTGAAAGTGATATTACGAGCTGGATCGAATATTTTTGCTTGGGGATGGTATTTGCTTTTGAAAAAGTTGTTGATCAGATGCATGTGTCTGAAAGCCTGGGGGAAAAAGATCATTCTGATCTTATGCGTACCCTTGACCCCAAGCAAAGAAAAGCTTTAGAGCTGTTTAAGGATTATGAGGTGGTTACAAGTCACCAACTGGGGGAGCTTTTTGGTTTTAAGCCGCGGACAGCAACAGCTCTATGTAAAAAATGGGTTGAAGGGAAGTTTTTAAAAGTTGCAGATCCCTCAAATAGAGCGCGGAAATACCGACTTGCAAACAGGTATCAAGTTCTTATAAATTCTTAGGATTTTCCTCTGGCTGGATTTTTATCTTTATTTTTGGTAACCTCATATACTTGCTTATAGAAAAATTTTTGAGGTCTATGTGCGACAAGCAATTTTGGAATCTGTGAATCGAGGCATTGAAGCGATCGAAGCCCTAAAATCTGAAGAGGGACTCTCTTTTATTGAAGGGGTTGCCTCAGCAATGCTCAGCTGTTTCCGCAATGGAGGGAAACTCCTGATTGCAGGGAATGGGGGGAGCCTTTGCGATGCGATGCACTTTGCAGAAGAGCTCACCGGCTACTTCCGCAAGGAGCGCCCTGCCCTTCCTGCGATTGCTCTTGCCGACCCGGGCCATCTCACCTGCGTCGGGAACGATGCCGGTTTCGACCAGGTTTTTTCGCGCGGGATCGAGGCCCATGGGAATGTGGGAGATCTTTTCATCGCTCTGACAACAAGTGGAAATTCCAAGAACCTTGTGCGAGCTGTCGAAGTGGCTAAGGATAGGGGACTGCAAGTCATTACCTTCCTCGGAAAAACGGGAGGAGCCCTTAAAGGACAAGGAGATCTCGAGTGGATCGTTTCAGGC encodes:
- a CDS encoding D-sedoheptulose-7-phosphate isomerase, with translation MESVNRGIEAIEALKSEEGLSFIEGVASAMLSCFRNGGKLLIAGNGGSLCDAMHFAEELTGYFRKERPALPAIALADPGHLTCVGNDAGFDQVFSRGIEAHGNVGDLFIALTTSGNSKNLVRAVEVAKDRGLQVITFLGKTGGALKGQGDLEWIVSGFEFSDRIQEAHMAAIHIIIERVEQALFFPAEVGAAV
- a CDS encoding Fic family protein — translated: MPITFKPLYTITSGLAKLLMRIEAAKEKVAHLPLNPTVLASLRETAKLYTTHYSTMIEGNRLDSEEVKEVIQLEGHFPGRERDESEVKGYYAALVQLEQYVAQDYPITEKVVQTLHALVMSNGRNRVKPTTYRDGQNVIRGGGTIVYMPPEAKDVSPLMRQLILWIKENREVPCPVVAAIAHYQFATIHPYYDGNGRTARLLTTLILHLGGYDLKGLYSLEEYYAKNLLAYYRAISIGPSHNYYLERAESDITSWIEYFCLGMVFAFEKVVDQMHVSESLGEKDHSDLMRTLDPKQRKALELFKDYEVVTSHQLGELFGFKPRTATALCKKWVEGKFLKVADPSNRARKYRLANRYQVLINS